Within Paralichthys olivaceus isolate ysfri-2021 chromosome 19, ASM2471397v2, whole genome shotgun sequence, the genomic segment ATGCATTACCTAAAATAACTGCAGAATTATGAGACAATAATGATTTGATGAATGTAAGTATGCTCTTACTCACCATGTAAATTGCTTCATTGATGACGATATCCTTGATTTTGTTCTTCTCAATGAAAGTGGTGGTTTCGCGACCAGAGGCGTAGTTTGACGTTACCTGAATCCCTAAGGACCCGATGACGAGCAGAGACTCGTGGTCCACCTTCACTAAGTGGATGTGAAGCATCATACCCACCAGGGTGATGAGTATCGCACTGGACAGAACAGCAGTGttctgagagagagggaaagacatTCACATGATAAAACCATGTCATAAATAGCTGTATATTGTatagatacaaataaatattattcCAATGTGCAGATCATTTAGAGTATGTAATCCAACAGAAATATCTTGGTGTGGTATACCAATGGACAGCTAAAGCTATCAGAGATAAATAATACAAGtaataaacaaataagaaacattaagcTGCCAGGAGGCTGGTTGAAGGGGGCTGCAGCATCACTTACTGGCAGTAAACTGTAACTGCAAGGCAAAATACTTTTCCAAACAAACCCATTACTATTTTTCcacttgaattaaaataaatattatatttaatttataagcATTCAGTGCATTTTAACATCATTATATAGATTTTCTCTCAGCACCCCCCAACTCTGACTTCCAGCATCCCTGGAGTGGCGATTGTCACTCTCAAGCTAAAGTAATCTGTGCTGTATAATATAGACAAGTAGAGATAATAAACATGAAAGCTGGTTTAAAAAAGAAGGTTTAGATAATTCAGAATCGTATAATCGACCAACCACCAcagtgtaagattaaggtgaaagggatctactggcagaaactGAACATGAAACAGctctagttttattttaactAATGTGTAAtgatctaaattgtacaaatgttgttttcttaactCTAGAATGAaccctttatatataaatactgtattttcTACGTagaccaccatgttttttaacagtatccctgactggacaaactaaacacttttgtgtttgtatgatgaaaggttaccacaggttctctgtcatgtttggaaggagagggtgaggtgaggggcattcagctgcaacatgcaacttcaccaccagatgtcactaaactctacacagtggacctttaaaaggtcaaagtttCGGTTTAAATAACACGATCACAGTGATGGTAACATATAGCAGGGGTTGATATGTTGTTACGAGTCTGACCTCTGTGAAGAAGAACACGATGTATGCTATAACCCACACGGAGCAGGTGTACACCACCACTTTCCCGATGGACACTTTGGGGGAGCTGACGGTGAACTCCCGGCAGAAGCTGGAGTGGGTCTGGCAGTCCAGAGATATGGGTTTCCCACTGATGTCGGTGAAGACATCATCGTCCATTGTGAACGCAAAGAGGCACaagggagagcaggaggaggaacgCTGCGGTGAAGTCTGGGACACGGTTTGCTAGGCTAACAGGTTGACgctaagctaacgttagctcccTGCTGAAAGGTCAGAGGCGAGGCGAGGTCAGACAGAGATGTTTTCCTAACGACAGCACCAGAGGAGACACGTGTGTGCCCGGTAAATACACTGCAAAATactaaacaacaacaatgggAGATAGAAGCAGGTGTTCGCCGCACAGGTCCAAACACATCCGTGAGAAAACCAACACAAGACAACCTCCACGTTAGCTGCGCTGGTTTTAACACACGGGGCTGCCCGGTTGAATACAGTTCAATCCTGTTGAATAAATAACAAGTTGCGATTCGCGTTTTTCACGACAAACATGTGAAATCACACAATAAACTAATCTACAACCGAACTGCACATATTCCAGTAGTTTGTATTCGTGCACTGTATTGATGTTAAGTACTGTCTCCGCCCATCCGAGGACAAATCGGTGTAAGCTGGGCTGGAAATTGAGGTGTACCTCAAAGCAGCTGGATGTCATAAAGGATTGTGGGTAGTCCTATCCTCTCcttaaatgcattttaaataatttgagTAGCTTTTATAAAAGTGCATTTTGAAACCCGTGAGGTGCGTGAGTTAAAATATGAAGTAAAAACTGACGATAACAGTTTATAGATAAAACCAACGCGTTTGTTTTGTGTGCAGCGCCTCCATTACCCAGAACGCACTGCGCAGTGTTTGACTTTTGACCTCTGGATCAAAACAAGCCGATCAGCTGATGTAAAAGCAACAACATCCATAAGGTCTGAGGCAACAACAGCTCGGCTAGCTAacttcatatgtgtgtgtgtgtgtgtgtgtgtgtacgtgtccAGTTTTAGACCGTGCTGAGGCGGCGGTTCACTTCCGTCGGGCTCGTCACCGCTGCTGGGTCGGTCGATTTCAAATGAAGGTTGCTCGATCCTCCACAAGTGAGTCTCTTTGTGTTGCTAACAGCAGCCAGTGAATCTTTATTCAGGAGTTTCCCAGCGTACTTTGAAGACGTTGTATCGAGCGTGACAAGCTAGTTTCAAATAGCATCTTGACATCGGAGCATTGAGTGAAGGGATGCAGGGCAGCTAATGTTAGCTAACAAACTGTTGTTGTGCCGAAGCAGAAAGTGATCACCGGTCTGGACAAGTGTGTTTGAAGCTGTTTGCTTCACCACACACTGAATCATCATCGACTCTGAGCAGTGACGAGGTCAGGTCAACACATCCTAGTATTTAAAAACTATTACACTTGAGTTGGTTTACTTTTTAGTGAGTTTTAAGATAAAATGCCACATCACATCAGGTCATAGATATTGCTTAACCGTGCCATGACCGTGTGTCTTCCACCTGCACTGCTTATGCAATCCTAGACACTCTCAGTGACACTTAAGGTCAGTGCACCACTCTTCTTATCAACACC encodes:
- the pigh gene encoding phosphatidylinositol N-acetylglucosaminyltransferase subunit H → MDDDVFTDISGKPISLDCQTHSSFCREFTVSSPKVSIGKVVVYTCSVWVIAYIVFFFTENTAVLSSAILITLVGMMLHIHLVKVDHESLLVIGSLGIQVTSNYASGRETTTFIEKNKIKDIVINEAIYMHQIIYYLCVLLKDPSEPNAVSSVVPLFQSSKPRLNCLVKVYRSCQEILSKC